Sequence from the Coturnix japonica isolate 7356 chromosome Z, Coturnix japonica 2.1, whole genome shotgun sequence genome:
agcatctcctcctggTCCACCTTTCTGATGAGGCTCTTGCACTCTccagtggtggtggtggtggtggtggtgcagATGGACACCGAGTCCTCACCCTGCAGGACTCTCCGGTCCTTCTGGTACACCTTCTTGGCCAGCTCATCGCAGCTTCCCTTGCCAGACTCCAGGTCTGAAGGAGTTCTCAGCAGCTCTATCACATCCCGGTCCCTGATCTCCTTACAGCACGGACACTTGTTCTTGGGCCACTTGGTGCAGCCATCAGTCTTTCTGGTGAGGGCGATGGCAGCGATGCCTGGCAAGCAGATGGCCGGCCCGATGGCCAGCAGTGGGATGTCCCCTAGGGTCTCCCCCTTGATGCCGGACACAGTGAACATGAAGCCAAACACCAGGAAGACGCTGACCAGAGCCACCACCAGCCCCGTCCGGGGGTTGATGTCGTCGGGTCTCATAGTACGCGCCATCCCGACGGTGTGCGCTGACCTTCCCCTTCGCCGCTGCGGACCCTCCCCAGCCGTGGGTGAAGCTTCCCGGCGGTGAAGCACCGACGGCCGGCGCCGCTCGGTTTCCCCTCGGCTTCCGCGGAGGACGGCGGTGCCgggagctgctccctgctctgctctgctctgctctcctctgccTGCCTCCTGCCGCCCCTGAGCCGCTCTGCGCCGCGCTCCGCCGGCCACTCGGCTATGGCAAGGAGTagccccccctccccagccgGCAGCACCGCCGCTCCCTCCCACGCGTAACGGCGGGCACGCGTgggcccggccccgcagccTGTGCGAGGAGCGGGGGGGGCTCAGGGCTTGAGAAAAcgaggggagagaaggaggagga
This genomic interval carries:
- the TMEM215 gene encoding transmembrane protein 215; the encoded protein is MARTMRPDDINPRTGLVVALVSVFLVFGFMFTVSGIKGETLGDIPLLAIGPAICLPGIAAIALTRKTDGCTKWPKNKCPCCKEIRDRDVIELLRTPSDLESGKGSCDELAKKVYQKDRRVLQGEDSVSICTTTTTTTTGECKSLIRKVDQEEMLRYLETCYPEMPGNVFVGDGSVYSALEKKSSSPSRDSAACPDVEDNIFVAPKDSIIVCSYKENSPYDKYCCYINPTGVASDQETIV